A genomic segment from Variovorax paradoxus B4 encodes:
- a CDS encoding universal stress protein, with the protein MYQRILVPVDGSSTSSHGLGEAIRLAKVTAGRLRLIHVIDELSFALAMDAYSGHVGDWLKELRAAATKLLDEGKARAAAEGVEADSVLCDSFRGAVPDRVTAEAASWPADLIVLGTHGRRGLGRMVMGSSAEQILRTATVPVLLVRAPESHAKAEAARFTLPSGVLASQ; encoded by the coding sequence ATGTACCAGCGAATTCTTGTTCCTGTCGACGGAAGTTCGACATCCAGCCATGGCCTGGGCGAAGCCATTCGCCTTGCCAAGGTCACCGCAGGGCGCCTGCGCCTGATCCACGTCATCGACGAGCTCTCCTTCGCCCTGGCAATGGATGCCTATTCGGGCCATGTGGGCGACTGGCTCAAGGAGCTGCGTGCCGCTGCCACCAAGCTGCTCGATGAAGGCAAGGCAAGGGCGGCCGCCGAAGGCGTCGAGGCCGATTCGGTGCTGTGCGACAGCTTCAGGGGAGCCGTCCCCGATCGGGTCACGGCCGAAGCGGCTTCCTGGCCCGCGGACCTGATCGTGCTGGGAACGCACGGCCGGCGCGGCCTCGGCCGAATGGTGATGGGCAGCAGCGCGGAGCAGATCCTGCGGACTGCGACCGTTCCGGTGCTGCTGGTGCGCGCGCCTGAATCGCACGCCAAGGCGGAAGCGGCGCGCTTCACGCTACCGAGCGGCGTTCTGGCGAGCCAGTAG